TCTCGTCCATCCGGGCCACGCTCGCCGTGGCCAGGGCCCCCGCCGCGCGTTCGATCCGACGCAGCGTGGCGGCCAGTTGCGTACCCCCCGGCTCGGTCACCGCCCTAGCCTGACACGCACACCGTCGGGCACCCAGCCCGAGCCCCACGACGTGCCATGATTGGCGATGATCGCGCGCCCGTCGCTCCCCGTACCGCTGTTCGCCCTGGCCGCCCTGCTCGCGCTGGCGGTTCCGGTCCTCACCGACTGGGCGCCGCTGGACCGCGCCGACCACGCGCTCAGCGAGGCGTTCCGGGCGTACGGCCAGCCGCGTCCCGACCTCGTCTCGGCGCTGCGGATCCTCACCGACGTGGCCGCCACCGTCCCGTTCATGGCCGCCGGTCTGCTCGCCGCGATCCTGCTGGCCGTCCGGTGCGACCGCCCGGCGGCGGTGTTCTGCGCCACGGTGACCGTGACCGTGCCGGTGCTCTGGGGACTGGCCCACTGGTTGCTGTACAACCCCCGCCCGCTGGACGGCTTCGTCGTCGTCACCAGCAACGGCTTCCCGAGCGGGCACACCAGCAACGCGGTCGCCGCGGCGCTGGCCGTCGTGCTGCTCACCTGGCCCCGGCTGGCCCGGACCGGGCGGCTCGTGGTGGTGTCGGTGGCCACGGCGTTCGCGCTGTTCGTCAGCCTGACCCGGGTGGCGCTGCTGGCCCACTGGCCCACGGACGTCCTCGGCGGCTGGCTGCTGGCGCTGACCGTCGTGCCGCTCGCCGCGTACGCTGCCCGAGGCCGGATCCCCGCCCGGACCTGACCGTCACGCCGCTCGCCGCGGCCGGCCTGACCTGAGGGTCGCGCCGCTCGCTGCGCCGGGCCGGATCCCCGCCCGGACCTGACGCTCGTGCCGTTCGTCGCGCGTACGCTACGACCCGGCCGGCCCTCGGCCCGGACCGGCTGACCGTCCCATCGGATCGACCACCGTGCTTGTCCAGCCGCCGGCCGCTGCCATCCGACCGCCTGGCGACGGAGTTACGCATGCGACGTACCGCTGGACGCGCCCGGCCAGTACGGTGACAGGGCAAGGTGCGGCGCGTGGAACTTCCACGGACGCGACCGCGCGGCACCGGACACCATCCGGCGGCGGCGCGACGAGGGGTCACGGCGAGCGTGAGGAGACCGGACATGGCGCACGGGGAGGCCGAGCACGGCTGCGCCCAGGGCGACGCCTGCCGGCCGGGCCACCACGACCACCAGGGGTCCGGCAAGCACCACACCCACCGGCGGTCGTCGATGGGAATACCGCCGGTGACCGAGCCGGTCAGCCGACCCGCCGAGGAGGACCCACCGGTGCCCCGGCAACGGGTCGCCGACTGCGTCGAGCCGGAACCGGCCGGCCAGTCGTCCTGCCGCAGCGACCTGCCCGGCTGGGCCGGCGCGCACCGGCACGGGCCGGTCCGGCCGAGTCAGCGCGCCACCCGTCGGGAGCGCCCGCCGCGCCGCTGGTGCTGACCACCCGTACGACGCGCCGCTGACGCCACCGACCGGTACGACACACGACGCCGGGCACCCCCAGCGAGGAGTGCCCGGCGTCCGACGTGTCCGGTGCGGCGGCCGTCGTCAGCGGGTGCGGCGCCGGATCAACAGCGCGATCCCGGCGAGTCCCATCGTGATGACGATCACCACGCCCGCGTTCAACAGCAGCAGGCGCCGCAGCTCGCCGAAGGCCTGGTCGATGTCCCGGCCCGGGTCGAGGGTCTCTTCCGGGATCATCCGCTCGCCGCCGCCGACCCCGCCGCTGACCGTCTCGACCTGTCGGGGCAGGGGAACTCCGGCCGTCCGCAGCGTCTCGGACATGTTGAGCCGGCCGAGGAACCAGCCGGCCCGGACCTTCGTCGCGACCGGCTGCTTGGCCGGACGGAACGCCCGAGGGCCGCCCTTGGCGAGCGGGTAGAGATCGAAGGTCTGCTTGGGCTGGTCGCCGGCCAGCACCACGACCGTGTACTTCGGACCGAGGTCGGCCGCCTTCGGACCCGAGGCCGCGCCGCTCGTACCGAACCAGTTGACCTGGTCGATGACCGCGGTCACGTGGGCCGCGTCGGTGTCGGCCCGCAACCGCAGCGGCTCGGCCAGCCCCTCCCCGGTGATGTCCACCCCGGCCGGTGCCGGCTTGGGCGCGGCTGCCAGCGTGGGCGCGGCGTGCGCCGTGCCGACCGACATGACCGCCGCCAACGCCGCCCCGACCACCGCGACGAGCAGCCGACTCACCCTTCGGACCACTGCCGCCTCCTCGCCCCGTATCGATGGATGGCTCTGCTGCTGGTCACGCTGGATGGAGCTGGCACGACCACGCCGGTCAGGGCCGGGGACACTCTTCTCAGACTCCGCCGGCCGTCGTTCGGTTGCAGCTTTCAGAACAGTATTTTGAACTATCTGCGATCTCGTCCCGACTAATGACTGGACGTCTGATCGGTGGGCGGATCGTACCTTTAGGGGAGGAAGCATGGGGGCAGAGTCCTACGGCTGACAGGGTGGCTGGTCACGGTCGCCGTGGCGCTCGGCATGTCGCTCTGGTCGGCGGCACCGGCCGCCGCGCACAACTCACTGACCGGCAGCGTTCCCGCTGACGGCGCGCGACTGGCAGAGGCTCCGACCAGGATCGAGCTACGTTTCCTCGCCCGGCTCGATCCGAACACGACGAAGATCACAGTAACCGGACCGGACAACGTGCCCGCGTCCCGGGGTACCCCGACGATCAATGGGTCCCGGGTGAGCGTGCCCTTCGTACCGGGCGGGGCCGGGCTCTACATCGTCGAGTACGAGGTCGCCTCGGCGGACGGCCACCCGATCGACGGCGAGGTCCGCTTCACCATGACCACCGGCACCCCGGCCGACCCGTCCCCGTCGCCCGTCGCCGCGTCACCCACGCCGGCCCCGGCTGACCCGACGGCCGCCGGCAGTTCCGCCCCGCCGGCCGCCCAACCGGCCGCCGACACCGACAACGGTACGTCCGCCTGGTTCTGGGGAGTCGGCGCGCTCACCGTGCTCGCGGCGCTCGTCGCCGTCCTGCTGCTCCGCCGCCGTCCCCGCCCGACCGACTGACCCGCCCCCCACCCGCGTTGGTCAAGAGACTTCCCCTGCCCCGGTGACGCGAACCTCTTGATCAGTATCCGCCGGAGGCACACCGGGGGCCGACGCGAACAGCCGCCGGGCGGGTCACGCCCGCGCGGCGGCTGTCGGGAGGCGTACGGTCAGGGAAGCCGGACCCGGGCGGCGCGCAACCGGGCCAGGGTGCGCTCGCGGCCGAGGACCTCCATCGACTCGAACAGCGGCAGCCCGACGCTGCGTCCGGTCACCGCGACCCGGACCGGGGCCTGGGTCTTGCCGAGCTTGAGGCCACGCTCCGTGCCGACCGCCTCCAGGGTCGACTTGAGCGTCTCCGCGTCCCAGGACTCCAGCGCCTCGAAGGCGGCGGTCGCGGCGTCCAGCAGCTCGCCCGCGCCCTCCTTCATCGCCTTCGCCCAGGCCGCCTCGTCAACCAGCGGCGAGGCGAGGAAGAGGAAGTCCACGTTCGGCACGATCTCGCTGAGCAGCGCGATCCGGGTCTGGGCCAGCGGGGCGACCGCCGCGAACGCGTCCGCGTCGAACTCCTCGGGCTGCCACGGCGGCGGCGGGATCGTCCCGGTGCCGGTCAGCCACGGCTGGCAGGCGGCGACGAACTCCGCCACCGGCAGCGCGCGGATGTACTCGCCGTTGAACGCGCGCAGCTTCTTCTCGTCGAAGAAGGCGGGGGAGGGGTTGACCTCCGCCAGCCGGAACTCCTCCTCGATCACCGACCACGGGACGATCTCCCGGTCGTTGGACGGCGCCCAGCCGAGCAGCATCAGGTAGTTGCGCATCGCGTCAGCGAGGTAGCCCTCGTCCCGGTACGCCTCCAGGGCGACCTTGTCGCGGCGCTTGGAGAGCTTCTGCCGCTTCTCGTTGACCACCACCGGCACGTGCGCCCAGACCGGCGGCTTCACGCCGAGGGCGTCCCAGAGGAGCTGCTGCTTGGGGGTGTTCGGCAGGTGCTCCTCGGCCCGGATCACGTGGGTGATCCCCATGGTCATGTCGTCGACCACGTTGGCCAGCAGGAAGACCGGGGATCCGTCGCCCCGGGCGATAACGAAGTCCTCGATCAGCTTGTTCTCGAAGGTCGGCTCACCCCGGATCAGGTCGACCACCACGGTCGCGCCCTCGTCCGGCGTACGGAAGCGCAGCGCCCGCCCCTCGCCGGGCCCGAGGCCCCGGTCCCGGCAGAAGCTGTCGTAGCCGGCGTACTGCGAGCCGCTGCGGGCCTGCACCGCCTCCCGGGTGCAGTCGCAGTAGTACGCCCGGCCCGACTCGTACAGGCGCGCGGCGGCGGCCCGGTGCTCACCGGCGTTCTGCGACTGGAAGTACGGCCCCTCGTAGCTGCCGCGCGCGATGCCGATCCAGTCCAGCGCGGACAGGATGCCCTCGGTCCACTCCGGCTTGTTCCGCGCCGCGTCGGTGTCCTCGATGCGGAGCACGAACACCCCGCCCTGTTGCTTGGCGTAGATCCAGTTCTGCAGGGCCGAGCGGGCACCGCCGACGTGGAACATACCGGTCGGGGAGGGGGCGAAACGCACACGTACCGTCACGCCTTCCAGCGTACGGCTGCTGCGTCTTGGTGGTAGGAGGGGGCCCTTGTTACCGCTTTTTGTCGTGCAGGGGCCCCCTGCTACCACCCCAGCCCGCCCCAGCCCGTCCCTGCTACCACCCCAGCCCGGGCTAGCGGACGGTGCGGATCTTCAGGACCAGGACGCTGCCGAGCAGGGTCAGCAGGGCGGTCGCCCCGTAGAGCGCCGGGTACCCGCCGAGGTGCACCACGATCGGGGCCGAGATCGCCGGACCGAGCACCTGCGGCGCCGAGTTGGCGATGTTGATCACGCCGAGGTCCCGGGCCCGGTCGGTGGCGGCGGGCAGCACCTGGGTGATCAGCGCGGCGTCCACCGACAGGTAGACGCCGTAGCCCGCGCCGAGCAGCAGCGCGGCGACGACCACGACCGACCAGACCGGCGCGGCGGCGAGCAGCAGCGCCGCCCCCGCGATCACCACCCCGGCGACGACCACGAAGACCCGCCGCCGCCCGGTGCGGTCCGACAGCCAGCCGGCGAGCACGGTGGTGGTGACCAGCCCGGCCGAGTAGATCAGGATCAGCACCAGCAGCGCGCCGCCCGGGTCGGGGTGACGCACCCCGTCGGTGAGGAAGTACAGCAGGTAGAGCGTGCCCAGCGCGTTGCCGAGCTGGATCAGGAACCGGGTGATCCAGGCCCAGCCGAAGTCGGGGTGCCGGCGCGGGTCGACGGCGGCCAGCAGTGCGCGGGGCCGTACCGCCGGCCGGTGCGCGCGGGGCAGCGCGTCGTCCGGGGTGAACAGGGCGAAGGGCAGGGCGAGCACCAGCACGGCCGCCGCGACCACGAGGTAGCCGGCGGTGCCGCCGGTGGCCAACGTGGTGACCAGCAGGACCCCGCACACCAGGCCGACCGGCTGGGGAATCCCGACCCAGCCGGAGACCGCGCCCCGCTGGGCGACCGGCACCCGGTCCGGCACGGCCGCGGTCAGGCTGGCCAGCATCGCGTTGAAGCAGACCTGGGCGGCGACCCAGGCCACCGTCACCCCGAGGATGGTCCGCTGCCGGGCCAGCAGGATCAGGGCCAGGGCGCCGAGCACCGCGCCGCCCGCCGTCCACAGGTGCCGGCGGCCGAGACGCCGGCCGGCGATCCGGGCGACGGTACGGTCCGACAGCGCGCCGGCCAGCGGGTTGGCCAGGACGGCGGCGAGCGCCCCGAACCCGGTGACCACCGCGAGCATCGTCTCCTTGGCGTCCGGGGCGATCCGCTCGACCTGCTGCGGCAGGAGCACCTGGAGTGGGGTGAAGAAGGCCATCCAGAGGCCGAGGTTGGCGGCGACGAGCAGGGCGATCCAGCCGCGCCGGACCGGCGCGGTCGGTTCGGCGAGCGCGGCCGGCAGCACGCCGGGGGCCGGGTCGACAGTGCTCACCGTGGCCCGCCGCGCACCGCCGGACCCGCGGGGACTCACGCGCTGTCCTGGCGGCTGCGGGCGATCACGTCCCGGTACCAGGCGTACGACGACTTGGGGGTACGGGCCAGGGTGTCGAAATCGACGTGTACCAGGCCGAACCGCTTGGTGAAGCCCTCCGCCCACTCCCAGTTGTCCAGCACGGACCAGACGAAGTAGCCGCGCACGTCCACGCCCTCGTCGACGGCCGCCCGCACCGCGCGCAGGTGACCGTCCAGGTAGGTGATCCGTTCCGGGTCGTGCACCCGGCCGTCGGCGTCGGGTTCGTCGTCGTACGCGCAGCCGCTCTCGGTGATCTCGATCGGCGGCAGCGCGTCGCCGTACCGGTCGCGCAGGCCGACCAGCAGTTCGCGCAACCCGTCCGGGACCACCGGCCAGTCGAAGGCGGTGCGCGGGTACCCGTCCAGCTCGACCAGCTCGAACGGCAGCGGCGAACCCTCCTCCGGAGCGCGGACGCCGGTGGGGTTGTAGTAGTTCACGCCCAGCACGTCGATCGGCGCGGCGATGGTGGCCAGGTCCCCGTCGCGGACGAGTTCCGGGGCGGGCCCGAGACCGGGCGGGTAGCCGAGGCCGAGCACCGGGTCGGTGAAGAGCCGGTTGTGCAGAGCGTCGTACGCCGCCCCGGCGGCCCGGTCGGCGTCGCTGCCGCTGCCGCTGCCGCTGCCGCTGCCGGTGTCGGTGTCGGTGCCGGTGTGGCCGAGGATCCGCACCGGGGAGTAGTTGTTGGTGATCGCCACCGGGCTGCTCGTCCGGGCCCGCAGCGCGGCGACCGCCAGCCCGTGCCCGAGGAGCTGGTGGTGGGCGACCGGGACAGCGTCGAAGAGGAGTTGCCGGCCGGGGGCGTGGGTGCCCAGGCCGTGGCCGAAGCTCAGGTGCACGAACGGCTCGTTGAGGGTGATCCAGAGCCGTACCCGGTCACCGAGGCGGGCGGCCACCAGGTCGGCGTACTCGGCGAAGCGGTGGGCGGTGTCCCGGACGAGCCAGCCGCCGGCGTCCTCAAGGGGCTGCGGCAGGTCCCAGTGGTAGAGGGTGGCGACCGGGTCGATGTTCCGGGCCAGCAGCGCGTCCACCAGACGGTCGTAGAAGTCCAAGCCACGCGGCTCGGCCGGGCCGGACCCCGCCGGCTGGACCCGGGGCCAGGCCACCGAGAACCGGTACGCGTCGACGCCGAGCCCGGCCATCAGCGCGACGTCCTCGGCGTACCGGTGGTAGTGGTCGCAGGCGACGTCGCCGGTGCTGCCGTCGGCGATCCGTCCTGGTTGGTGGGCGAAGGTGTCCCAGACCGACGGACCGCGACCGTCCGTGCCGGCGGCGCCCTCGACCTGGTAGGCCGAGGTGGACACGCCCCAGCGGAATCCGGTGGGGAACACGGGCGTCGGCGTCGTCATGCACCCTCCATGCGATGTGAAACGCATTCAGGACTCTAGATCCCTTAGGTGGCGGCGCGCTACGGGTCGTTGACGCTTCGTCAAGGGATTTCGGCGTGTCTTTTCCAAACACGTCCCTTTCTGTCCGTTTTGACGCATAGAGTGCGGAATATCGCGGATGTCCTCAGTGGGGGAAAGACAGAGATGATCCTCGTGGAACGCAGTGCGCACGTGGCGGCGCCGGTGGAAGCGGTCTGGGACGTGGTGCAGCGGGCTGAGCAGTTGCCAGCCTGGCTGGCCGGCGTACGGGCGGCCGAGGTGCTCTCGGGAGAGGGCTACGGTCGGCGGCAACTGGTCCAGGCCGGGCGCGGCGCGGCGCACGAGGCGGAGGTGATCGCCTTCCAGGAACCCAACCTCATCGGTTGGCGGGAGCGTGCCAAGGGGGCCGGTGCCCGGGCGGAGGCGCGCACCGAGATCTACGTCCAACTCACCGCTGACGAGGAGGAGGAGGGCGGCACCGTCGTCCGCCTCATCGTCGTTCGCTGGCCGGCCGGTCCGGTCAAGGCGGCCCTGCTCCGGCTCGGCCTGCGTCGGGTCGGCGCCGACCTGGAGGACTCGCTCGCCCGGCTGACCGACCTGGCCGCCGTCGGCTGAATCGGGTCGCGAGCCCGGCGTCACCCGCGACGGGCGGTGGCCCGCAGGTTCCCGCCAGGGACCTGCGAGCCACCGCCACAGTCCGGACGACGGCACGAGGCCGGAGCAGCCCAAGACTTCGGCACAGCTTCTCCGGACACGACGAGGGCCCGGCGCGACCGCGCCGGGCCCTCGTGTATCGCTGGATCAGGAATCGCCGCCGGTCTCACCGACCGGCGCGGCGTTGACGTCCTGGATGGCGTACTTGCGGGCCGCCTCGGCCGGCACCTGCGCCGGCACCACGCCGCGCAGCGCGAGCTGCCGCAGCGTCGCGACCGCCACCGACTCGGCGTCGACGTGGAAGTGCCGGCGCAGCGCGTGCCGGGTGTCCGACATGCCGAACCCGTCGGTGCCCAGCGAGGTGTAGTCGCCCGGTACCCAGCGGGAGATCAGGTCCGGTACCGCGCGCATCCAGTCGCTGACCGCGACCTTCGGCCCGTCGGCATCGGCCAGCTTCTGCTGGATGTACGGCACCCGCTGCTCCTCGCCCGGGTTGAGCAGGTTGTGCTCCTCGCACTCCACCGCGTCCCGGCGCAGCTCCGTCCAGGAGGTCACCGACCAGACGTCGGCGGCCACGCCCCAGTCCTGGGCGAGCAGTTGCTGGGCCTTGAGCGCCCACTGCATGCCGGTGCCGGAGGCCAGGATCTGCGCCTTCGGCACGTCGCTGGAGGAGTTCACCGGCGGGGCGGGGGAGTAGCGGTAGATCCCCTTGAGCAGTCCGTCGACGTCCACCTCGGCCGGCTCGGCCGGCTGGAGGATCGGCTCGTTGTAGATCGTCAGGTAGTAGAAGATGTTCTCCTGCGCCTCGCCGTACATCCGGTGCAGGCCGTTCTCGACGATGTGCGCGATCTCGAACGCGAACGCCGGGTCGTACGCGACCACCGCCGGGTTGGTGGCGGCGATCAGGTGCGAGTGCCCGTCCTCGTGCTGGAGACCCTCACCGTTGAGCGTGGTCCGGCCGGCGGTGGCGCCGAGCACGAAGCCCCGGGCCATCTGGTCGGCCGCCGCCCAGAAACCGTCACCGGTGCGCTGGAAGCCGAACATCGAGTAGAAGATGTACAGCGGGATCATCGGCTCGCCGTGCGTGGCGTACGCGGAGCCGGCCGCGGTGAACGAGGCCACCGAACCGGCCTCGTTGATCCCCTCGTGCAGGATCTGCCCGGTGGTCGACTCCTTGTACGACAGGAACAGCTCCCGGTCGACCGAGGTGTACTTCTGGCCGTGCGGCGAGTAGATCTTCTGCGTCGGGAAGAGGGAGTCCATCCCGAAGGTACGGGCCTCGTCCGGGATGATCGGCACCCAGCGCTTGCCGAACTCCTTGTCCTTCATGATGTCCTTGAGCAGGCGGACGAAGGCCATCGTGGTGGCCACCTTCTGCTTGCCGGACCCACGCTTGACGTCGGCGAACCGCTCGCTGCCGGGGATCGACAGGGACTTCTGCTCCGTCCGCCGGGAGGGGAGGTACCCGCCGAGCTGCTGCCGCCGCTCGCGGAGGTACGCCATCTCCTCGGAGGACTCACCCGGGTGGAAGTACGGCGGGAGGTACGGGTTCTCCTCCAGCGCCTTGTCCGGGATGTCCAGGTAGAGCCGGTCGC
The nucleotide sequence above comes from Micromonospora pallida. Encoded proteins:
- a CDS encoding MFS transporter is translated as MSTVDPAPGVLPAALAEPTAPVRRGWIALLVAANLGLWMAFFTPLQVLLPQQVERIAPDAKETMLAVVTGFGALAAVLANPLAGALSDRTVARIAGRRLGRRHLWTAGGAVLGALALILLARQRTILGVTVAWVAAQVCFNAMLASLTAAVPDRVPVAQRGAVSGWVGIPQPVGLVCGVLLVTTLATGGTAGYLVVAAAVLVLALPFALFTPDDALPRAHRPAVRPRALLAAVDPRRHPDFGWAWITRFLIQLGNALGTLYLLYFLTDGVRHPDPGGALLVLILIYSAGLVTTTVLAGWLSDRTGRRRVFVVVAGVVIAGAALLLAAAPVWSVVVVAALLLGAGYGVYLSVDAALITQVLPAATDRARDLGVINIANSAPQVLGPAISAPIVVHLGGYPALYGATALLTLLGSVLVLKIRTVR
- a CDS encoding GH1 family beta-glucosidase translates to MTTPTPVFPTGFRWGVSTSAYQVEGAAGTDGRGPSVWDTFAHQPGRIADGSTGDVACDHYHRYAEDVALMAGLGVDAYRFSVAWPRVQPAGSGPAEPRGLDFYDRLVDALLARNIDPVATLYHWDLPQPLEDAGGWLVRDTAHRFAEYADLVAARLGDRVRLWITLNEPFVHLSFGHGLGTHAPGRQLLFDAVPVAHHQLLGHGLAVAALRARTSSPVAITNNYSPVRILGHTGTDTDTGSGSGSGSGSDADRAAGAAYDALHNRLFTDPVLGLGYPPGLGPAPELVRDGDLATIAAPIDVLGVNYYNPTGVRAPEEGSPLPFELVELDGYPRTAFDWPVVPDGLRELLVGLRDRYGDALPPIEITESGCAYDDEPDADGRVHDPERITYLDGHLRAVRAAVDEGVDVRGYFVWSVLDNWEWAEGFTKRFGLVHVDFDTLARTPKSSYAWYRDVIARSRQDSA
- the gltX gene encoding glutamate--tRNA ligase; this translates as MTVRVRFAPSPTGMFHVGGARSALQNWIYAKQQGGVFVLRIEDTDAARNKPEWTEGILSALDWIGIARGSYEGPYFQSQNAGEHRAAAARLYESGRAYYCDCTREAVQARSGSQYAGYDSFCRDRGLGPGEGRALRFRTPDEGATVVVDLIRGEPTFENKLIEDFVIARGDGSPVFLLANVVDDMTMGITHVIRAEEHLPNTPKQQLLWDALGVKPPVWAHVPVVVNEKRQKLSKRRDKVALEAYRDEGYLADAMRNYLMLLGWAPSNDREIVPWSVIEEEFRLAEVNPSPAFFDEKKLRAFNGEYIRALPVAEFVAACQPWLTGTGTIPPPPWQPEEFDADAFAAVAPLAQTRIALLSEIVPNVDFLFLASPLVDEAAWAKAMKEGAGELLDAATAAFEALESWDAETLKSTLEAVGTERGLKLGKTQAPVRVAVTGRSVGLPLFESMEVLGRERTLARLRAARVRLP
- a CDS encoding phosphatase PAP2 family protein — its product is MIARPSLPVPLFALAALLALAVPVLTDWAPLDRADHALSEAFRAYGQPRPDLVSALRILTDVAATVPFMAAGLLAAILLAVRCDRPAAVFCATVTVTVPVLWGLAHWLLYNPRPLDGFVVVTSNGFPSGHTSNAVAAALAVVLLTWPRLARTGRLVVVSVATAFALFVSLTRVALLAHWPTDVLGGWLLALTVVPLAAYAARGRIPART
- a CDS encoding copper resistance CopC family protein; amino-acid sequence: MALGMSLWSAAPAAAHNSLTGSVPADGARLAEAPTRIELRFLARLDPNTTKITVTGPDNVPASRGTPTINGSRVSVPFVPGGAGLYIVEYEVASADGHPIDGEVRFTMTTGTPADPSPSPVAASPTPAPADPTAAGSSAPPAAQPAADTDNGTSAWFWGVGALTVLAALVAVLLLRRRPRPTD
- a CDS encoding SRPBCC family protein, which translates into the protein MILVERSAHVAAPVEAVWDVVQRAEQLPAWLAGVRAAEVLSGEGYGRRQLVQAGRGAAHEAEVIAFQEPNLIGWRERAKGAGARAEARTEIYVQLTADEEEEGGTVVRLIVVRWPAGPVKAALLRLGLRRVGADLEDSLARLTDLAAVG
- the aceE gene encoding pyruvate dehydrogenase (acetyl-transferring), homodimeric type: MATERKRPVITAGLPSQLPDIDPEETSEWVESLDGVIDERGTKRARYVMLRLLERARERQVGVPSLTTTDYINTIAPEREPWFPGDEHVERRIRAYIRWNAAMLVHRAQRPEIGVGGHISTFASSASLYEVGFNHFFRGKEHPGGGDHIFYQGHASPGMYARAFLEGRLSEDQLDGFRQELSHPGGGLPSYPHPRLMPDFWEFPTVSMGLGPMNAIYQARFNRYLHHRGIKDTSQQHVWAFLGDGEMDEVESLGAIGVAAREELDNLTFVINCNLQRLDGPVRGNGKVMQELEAFFRGAGWNVIKVVWGREWDPLLAADTDGALVNLMNSTPDGDYQTYKAESGAYVREHFFGRDQRTRKMVEHLSDDEIWNLKRGGHDYRKLYAAYKAAMEHTGQPTVILAKTIKGWTLGSHFEARNATHQMKKLTLEDLKTFRDRLYLDIPDKALEENPYLPPYFHPGESSEEMAYLRERRQQLGGYLPSRRTEQKSLSIPGSERFADVKRGSGKQKVATTMAFVRLLKDIMKDKEFGKRWVPIIPDEARTFGMDSLFPTQKIYSPHGQKYTSVDRELFLSYKESTTGQILHEGINEAGSVASFTAAGSAYATHGEPMIPLYIFYSMFGFQRTGDGFWAAADQMARGFVLGATAGRTTLNGEGLQHEDGHSHLIAATNPAVVAYDPAFAFEIAHIVENGLHRMYGEAQENIFYYLTIYNEPILQPAEPAEVDVDGLLKGIYRYSPAPPVNSSSDVPKAQILASGTGMQWALKAQQLLAQDWGVAADVWSVTSWTELRRDAVECEEHNLLNPGEEQRVPYIQQKLADADGPKVAVSDWMRAVPDLISRWVPGDYTSLGTDGFGMSDTRHALRRHFHVDAESVAVATLRQLALRGVVPAQVPAEAARKYAIQDVNAAPVGETGGDS